A single window of Planctomycetia bacterium DNA harbors:
- a CDS encoding helix-turn-helix domain-containing protein produces MPRRRTGAAELSRLFEAAARPVFLIDCDGRLAYLNAACAMWLGIDADAELDVCRYSQGDATNAAKSLAAGLCPPPEVFRGERVTATVARSAADRTVSQRRCEFIPLVLIDGVEDEQAVLGVVDSNELPTVEDPPSDDARELHAALQRTQHWLRGKYRPESLAGRSAGIRRVRRQVKLAAASRVPVLICGSAGSGRQHAARAIHFSQPEPLGVFIPLACATLGADAVLEHVSALALSAERDPSKTPTLLLRDVEALDIFAQDKLAARLSSGRAGGRWIATSLTPVDELVAAGTFHADLAALLTTLVIRMPAFAERAEDLPLVAQAMLEEINGRSARQLSGFTPEALDVLAAHPPRGGWDELAEWIRQAHKRSTGLFIDRAALPDRARFVAEAAAYRRPEEERIDLEQFLGEIELELIQRALTKAKGNKTKAAELLSMNRPRFYRRLVQLGLEEQGSDE; encoded by the coding sequence ATGCCTCGACGTCGCACCGGCGCTGCTGAGTTGTCGCGGCTGTTCGAGGCCGCGGCGCGGCCGGTGTTTTTGATCGATTGCGACGGCCGGCTGGCGTATCTCAACGCCGCTTGCGCGATGTGGCTGGGGATCGACGCCGACGCGGAGTTGGACGTCTGCCGGTACAGCCAAGGCGACGCGACGAACGCCGCGAAATCGCTGGCCGCCGGACTATGTCCCCCGCCGGAGGTTTTTCGCGGCGAACGAGTGACAGCGACCGTCGCGCGCTCGGCCGCCGATAGAACCGTCAGCCAACGCCGCTGCGAGTTTATTCCGTTAGTGCTCATAGATGGCGTGGAAGACGAGCAAGCGGTGCTTGGGGTCGTCGACTCGAACGAGCTTCCCACGGTCGAGGATCCGCCCAGCGACGATGCCCGCGAGTTGCATGCCGCGCTGCAGCGCACGCAGCATTGGCTGCGCGGCAAATACCGGCCCGAATCGCTGGCGGGACGGAGCGCCGGCATCCGTCGTGTGCGGCGCCAGGTCAAACTCGCTGCCGCGTCGCGCGTGCCGGTGTTGATTTGCGGCTCGGCCGGCAGCGGTCGACAGCATGCTGCCCGGGCCATTCATTTTTCCCAGCCAGAACCGCTCGGCGTGTTCATTCCGTTGGCATGCGCTACGCTCGGCGCGGACGCGGTGCTCGAACATGTTAGCGCCCTGGCGTTGTCAGCGGAACGCGATCCGTCCAAAACGCCAACGCTTTTGTTGCGCGACGTCGAGGCGCTCGACATCTTCGCGCAAGATAAACTCGCGGCGCGATTGTCCAGCGGCCGCGCTGGCGGACGCTGGATCGCCACGAGTCTAACGCCCGTCGACGAACTGGTGGCCGCGGGCACATTTCACGCCGACTTGGCGGCACTGTTGACGACGTTGGTCATTCGCATGCCGGCGTTCGCCGAGCGCGCCGAGGACTTGCCGCTCGTGGCCCAGGCCATGCTCGAAGAAATCAACGGACGCTCGGCCCGACAACTTTCCGGCTTCACACCGGAAGCCCTCGACGTCCTGGCGGCGCATCCGCCCCGTGGCGGCTGGGACGAACTCGCGGAGTGGATTCGCCAAGCCCATAAACGCAGCACCGGGCTATTCATCGATCGTGCCGCGCTGCCAGACCGCGCCCGGTTCGTCGCGGAAGCCGCCGCGTATCGCCGCCCGGAGGAAGAGCGCATCGACCTGGAACAGTTTCTGGGCGAGATCGAACTGGAACTGATTCAACGTGCACTGACAAAAGCAAAAGGAAACAAGACCAAAGCCGCGGAACTCCTCAGTATGAATCGCCCGAGGTTCTATCGGCGATTAGTGCAGTTGGGGCTGGAGGAGCAGGGAAGTGACGAGTGA
- the efp gene encoding elongation factor P, whose protein sequence is MGSYSTSDFKKGLKVQIDGDPYLIIECNFVKPGKGNALYKCKLRNLLRNTQLERTYKGGDTLESADVTEIQAQFLYKQGDKFFFMDNITYEQYELSAEQVDDTWKYLKEAMVCSMMLFNDNPISVTPPNHVVLKIEYCEPSVRGNTATGLSKPVKVETGAEMICPAFVEIGEYIRVDTRTAEYIERVKEPV, encoded by the coding sequence GTGGGATCCTACAGCACCAGCGACTTCAAGAAGGGCCTGAAGGTACAGATCGACGGCGATCCGTACCTGATCATCGAGTGCAATTTCGTCAAGCCCGGCAAGGGGAACGCGCTTTACAAGTGCAAGCTCCGCAACCTGCTGCGGAACACGCAACTTGAGCGGACCTACAAGGGGGGCGACACGCTGGAGTCGGCCGACGTGACCGAAATCCAAGCCCAGTTCCTCTACAAGCAAGGGGACAAGTTCTTCTTCATGGACAACATTACGTACGAACAGTACGAATTGTCGGCCGAGCAGGTGGACGACACCTGGAAGTATCTCAAGGAGGCCATGGTCTGCAGCATGATGCTGTTCAACGACAACCCGATCAGCGTCACGCCGCCCAACCACGTGGTGCTGAAGATCGAATACTGCGAACCCTCGGTCCGCGGCAACACCGCCACCGGGCTCAGTAAGCCGGTGAAAGTGGAAACCGGCGCCGAAATGATCTGCCCAGCCTTCGTCGAAATCGGCGAATACATCAGGGTCGATACCCGCACGGCGGAATACATCGAGCGGGTGAAGGAACCGGTGTAG
- the epmB gene encoding EF-P beta-lysylation protein EpmB, translating into MNASPVAPPSAARWQHSLKDAVRDPRELCRLLGLSADVEAAAIQAARTFPLFAPRGYVARMRPGDPSDPLLRQVLPLGEELTAAPGFSADPVGDAHAVLRPGLLQKYHGRTLMVTTGACAVHCRYCFRRHYPYEESPRSLADWEPAIRLIEADPTVQEVILSGGDPLTLVDATLAQLADRLAEIPHLRRLRVHTRLPIVLPERVTPALLDWLHGTRLAPIMVVHANHPAEIDGAVEQALGMLVDHGIPVLNQAVLLRGVNDSAEVLAELCERLVNLRLMPYYLHQLDRVHGAAHFEVEERVGLAIMEELRGRLPGYAVPRYVREVEGDVGKVVV; encoded by the coding sequence ATGAACGCTTCGCCCGTCGCTCCCCCGTCCGCCGCCCGCTGGCAGCACTCGCTCAAGGACGCTGTTCGCGATCCTCGGGAGTTGTGCCGGCTGTTGGGGCTGTCGGCCGACGTGGAGGCGGCCGCCATTCAGGCGGCGCGAACCTTCCCGCTCTTTGCGCCGCGGGGGTACGTCGCCCGAATGCGTCCGGGCGACCCAAGCGATCCCCTGCTGCGGCAAGTGCTGCCGCTGGGGGAGGAGCTGACCGCGGCGCCCGGCTTCAGCGCCGACCCGGTCGGGGACGCTCACGCGGTGCTGCGTCCCGGTCTGCTGCAAAAGTACCACGGACGGACCTTAATGGTAACGACCGGGGCCTGTGCCGTCCATTGCAGGTACTGCTTCCGCCGCCACTACCCGTACGAGGAATCCCCCCGCTCGCTGGCCGATTGGGAGCCGGCCATTCGGCTCATCGAGGCCGACCCGACGGTGCAGGAAGTCATTCTCTCCGGCGGAGACCCGCTCACGCTGGTCGACGCGACCCTGGCCCAACTCGCCGACCGGTTGGCCGAAATCCCGCACCTGCGTCGGCTGCGGGTCCACACCCGGCTCCCCATCGTGCTCCCGGAACGGGTCACGCCAGCCTTATTGGACTGGCTCCACGGCACCCGGCTGGCCCCGATCATGGTCGTCCACGCCAATCACCCGGCCGAAATTGACGGAGCAGTGGAACAGGCGTTGGGGATGTTGGTCGACCACGGCATCCCAGTCCTCAACCAGGCGGTGTTGCTCCGCGGCGTGAACGACTCGGCGGAGGTCTTAGCGGAGTTGTGCGAGCGGCTGGTGAACCTCCGCTTGATGCCTTACTACTTGCACCAACTCGATCGCGTGCATGGGGCGGCGCATTTCGAGGTGGAGGAACGGGTGGGGTTGGCGATTATGGAGGAGTTGCGCGGGCGGTTGCCGGGGTATGCGGTGCCGCGGTATGTGCGGGAAGTGGAGGGGGATGTGGGGAAGGTGGTGGTGTGA
- a CDS encoding STM3941 family protein encodes MIAAHAIRNCDRTQPRVEPMQSYTSGEVVIPLSKGKNVLLLLGAVAFVVGSIWLWSIADAQRRYHPIVVRATSVVGTRFFGACAIYGTLKLFDDRPGLVIDETGILDNSSAVAGGSVPWTDVVGVGQWEISGQRFVVIFVKEPEKYIKRGNYLCRMLTAANVKLVGSPIAISPNALQMSFDHLMQVLTDGFERHRSRSESEL; translated from the coding sequence GTGATTGCTGCGCATGCGATTAGAAACTGTGACCGTACACAACCAAGAGTGGAACCAATGCAATCCTATACGTCGGGAGAGGTGGTCATTCCCTTGAGCAAAGGGAAGAACGTCTTACTGCTTCTTGGCGCCGTAGCATTCGTCGTTGGCAGCATCTGGCTCTGGTCAATTGCGGATGCCCAACGGCGCTACCATCCGATAGTTGTCCGGGCGACCTCCGTCGTAGGCACACGATTCTTCGGAGCGTGTGCGATCTACGGCACTTTGAAGCTATTCGATGACCGGCCTGGTTTAGTCATTGACGAGACCGGAATTCTGGATAATTCGAGCGCCGTGGCGGGCGGTAGCGTTCCCTGGACGGATGTCGTTGGCGTGGGGCAGTGGGAAATCTCTGGACAACGCTTCGTAGTCATCTTTGTGAAGGAACCCGAGAAGTACATCAAGCGCGGCAACTATCTTTGCCGCATGCTGACGGCCGCGAATGTGAAATTGGTTGGAAGCCCCATCGCTATTTCGCCCAACGCGCTACAAATGAGCTTCGACCATCTGATGCAGGTCCTGACCGACGGATTTGAGCGACATCGGAGTCGTTCCGAATCCGAGCTATGA